The DNA window aagCCGGTGGTCGACGGTCGGGTCACCTACACCAACGTGTTCGATGCCAACTTCGACACGCTGGTGTCGGCGCTGAGGAGGGTCGGCTTCGGCCGCCTCCCAGTCATGATCGGCGAGGTCGGCTGGCCGACGGACGGCGACAGGCACGCCACGGCGGCGCTCGCGGAGCGCTTCTACGCGgggctcctcaagcgcctcgcgGCGAGGCGAGGCACGCCGCTCCGGCCCGGCGGGCGCATCGAGGTGTACCTGTTCGGGCTCATCGACGAGGACGCCAAGAGCGTGGCGCCGGGCAACTTCGAGCGCCACTGGGGCATCTTCACCTTCGACGGGCGGCCAAAATTCCCGCTGGACCTGCGCGGCGACGGGCGGCCGACGATGCCCGTCCCGGCCAGAGGCGTCGAGTACCTGCCCCGGCGGTGGTGCGTGCTGAACCCCATCAGCGCCGGGGACGCCATGGACGGCCGGCTTGCGGACAACGTCGGGTACGCGTGCTCCCGCGCCGACTGCACGGCGCTAGGCTACGGCTGCAGCTGCGGCGCGCTGGACGCGCGCGGGAACGCGTCGTACGCGTTCAACGCCTACTACCAGGCGCAGGGGCAGGTGGAGTCGGCGTGCGACTTCCAGgggctcgccgtcgtcgtcgacgaGGACGCGTCGCAGGGTGCCTGCAACTTCAGCGTGCAGCTCGTCGGGTCAGGGGCGCCGGTGGCCGCCGCGGTCACCACGGTGGCGGGCGTACTGGTGCCTCTGTTTCTTGTGTTGCTTTGAGCTGACGCGAGGTGTGGTGGCCTGAATCTGGATGATTGTAGATTTGTAGGTAAGGCGACGCCATTACAGCGTGTACTAGGTACTTTCATGTTTTAATTGACCATCACGTGGGACGAGTCATGAGCGTTAAGTTCGTAAGGGCTGTTTGGTCACCCCTCCTATCTCACTTTTAATCACTAAAATGTCAAACACCCTCACTAAGGCCTTATTCAAATTTAGCATGTAAAGTTTTTGGTGTCACATCGAGTATTACATGGAAGTGTCGCATGGGATGTtgggatactaataaaaaaacaaattacataatccgtgagtaaaccgcgagacaaatttattaagcataattaatttatcattagcacaggtgttactgtagcaccacattgtcaaattatggactaattaggcttaaaagattcatctcgcaaaataGTCGCAATctatgcaattaattattttttagtctatatttaatactctatgtatgtgtcaaAACATTCGATGAGATATGATCTAAACTTTTGGGAGGAACTAGACAAGGCTTAAAAGGGGTCACTAAAGTTTAGTGGCTTTAGTCACCAAGGGATAGCTAAAAGTGGTCTGAGGTAACTTTACTTTCTTTCTCTCTCCTATTCTTTTCACTTTTAGTCTACTTTTAGTACATGAATCCAAATATAAGGTCACTAAACTTTAGTGGAGCCACTGAACTTTAGAGGGTTACTAATGAAACCAAACATATCCTAAGTCAGAAAAATCTAGGCTAAGCATGTACCACGAGAAGTTATAAGGACACTAGCTGGCTACTGATTTGTGTACGTCTTTTCAAAAAGACTAGTAAACGTGTCCATTAGCAACGAGATAAAaagctataaaatatttataagaaACGATGAGGAAAATGATACTCTCCTCGTCCACAAAAAAATGCAATTTTCGTTTTTTGTGAAGCCAAACAGTTTGAACTTTGActgaatttataaaaaaaatactaatattttttatacaaaataagtatcattcgattagttatataatatatttttataataaattttgaGGTACATAAATGCTAATAATATTTACAATTAACTTGGTTATACTTGAGCAAATTTGACCGTCTAGGACCCTATAGTTGTATTCTTCTGTGGACGGAGGAAGTACATGTCTATTTTTCACATAGCAACCCTCGTCAAGATTGCAGAGATACATTAATTTACACTATTGGAGAATAAACTAATCAAGATTTTAGTTTCCTGGTTAGTTGGACTTATCGGCTGATCTAGGTTTTATGGCCTATATGTGACTGCTCTGCTCCATCAGCTGCACTTTGGGGTTGCGGTTTCACACCGGAGACGATGGACCTTTTTGACATACAAGACTAAACCCAACTCTAAGTCTAGTATGCCCCTATATAATGTTTGATGTACATGTACACTCCACCTGTTCAAAAAACAATGCAATTCTCACTTCACGAGAGTCAAAtagtttcaagtttgaccaaatcaaTACGAAAAATtcctaacatttatgatatcagATAAATATaaattagttataaaatatattttcagagTAATAAAGCCATTCGAAGTTATAATTTTTGATATTATGTTCTAAAcgtggttacatttaagaaagtttgatttATCCTAAAattataattgcattctttttttgGAAGGAGGTATTTATGAGAgttgatgttttttttttaccaattGGAATGATGTAAAATTTTACGATTACAATTAATTTAgtcaagaaaacaaaaaaaacaaattctTTTATTAAAAATATCCAGACAATAGACCATCCTTACTTTAGGATATAACATGGCTAACAGAAAAAGTGCGTGCAATGTTTTGATGAGTAGCTATTTTTTTCAGCGCCAAATTCTCTAAGTCCTTTTTATATTTTGCTTGAAGTTGTGCAAAATAaacaaatacttcctccatttcaaattagaaGACGTTTTCGTTTTGCTTGATATAttgcttttaatatgtatctaaaCGTACATAGCGTATATATCTAAGTGCGTTGCAAAGCTATGAATCTAAAAAGACAAAAgcattttataatttgaaattgaGGGACTATAGATGAGACAAAGAGGAAAAGAGACCAACAACACACCAGTCGTCGGATTTCCATAGCTGCAGCAAATACCATGACACTTTTACATCTTACATGGTTTGATTGAATATTAATTGAAACTGGTAGAGATTTTTTTATATTATAACAGGTAGAGAATTAAAAACAGGCTGAcgtgaatatataatatataattgaAAGCAACGTGGAATAAAACATCATCAGTGAATAAAAGTCTAGAACTGCACGCACTACGGGATAGAGTCGTTTcgtcgagtgccaggggcactcggcaatggcccaaaaatacttggcaactgctttgccgagtgtaacattcGGCATACAATATACGGCATCTTTTTAtcggcaaacagctatttgccgagtgatttctgtcaggcactcggcaaagcctttgccgagtgccgaaaaagcactcggcaaagatttacactcggcaaaatgaaaatacGAAAAagaacccaaaaataatagtaatttttttttcgggggaggccgccaccaGCCAGTGCCCGCCCGTCTACATCGAAGTTGGTGCATTTTTTGCGCTAAATTCATGGCTCACGCGGCCAGCGGGATTCAAACTCACGACATCTCCCTCGcatgtctgctgctctaccactacactacactatcacttgtgtctactttccgttatctatcctcatatattatactaaatcaAGAGTAAATTActtatttgaggccctaaacgaattcaaatcaaaaagtggtcaactataaagtttcataacttttcgacatctacaattttcatttaggaagtttttccatctgaggtcgtttgaaaaatttgactttcaaattttagagattcaaacgtagttttgcatgataagatgatttcaaatcaaaaagttatcaactacatagTGTCATAACTtctggagatctacaattttcatttaggaagtttttccatccgaggtgttttgaaaaattcaaattttaaattttttaaattcaaacatcgtttttgcatgacaagatgatttcaaatcaaaatgttgccaactacaaaatttcataacttctcaaaatctagaaagtttattttggtcatttgttcatccgacatagtggtagtaacattattcacaaatcttatatatctctcttctactttcatgaaactaatatgagagatgtagattttatgaacaacgttattgtcgttttgtcaaatgaagaaatgaccaaaataaaatttgtaTATCTTGAGAAGTTAAACAACTTTGTATTtgaaattttttttcatttgaattcatttagggcctcaaaaattgctttgaaaaactgatttgctgagggccaaaaaaatacacacggcaaaatgtatctttgtcgagtgccaaaacaaaggcactcggcaaaatacatctttgccgagtgccagaaaaaggcactcggcaaagacgcattttgccgtgtggcgaaaaatagcactcggcaaaataaatatttgccgagtgctagaaaaaaggcactcggcaaagacgcattttgctgtgtgccgaaaaatagcactcggtaaaatacatatttgccgagtgccagaaaaaggcactcgacaaagacgtattttgtcgagtgttttttttgtcgagtgtattttatttggcactcggcaaagaccgtctttgtcgagtgcccgataaaatacactcagcaaagcctccagcacttggcaaagtgccggtttccggtagtgacgCAACGGTGTCTCTGGACCTTGAATTGCGTACGTAGCACTAGTGGCAAGAATCGATGGGTCGAGAACGAGGTCCGTCATCTGCACTTCTACTGGTATCCAATGTCACAGTGTGACAttagcagaaccgtccaatttataagagctcaagtataatagcagcccgtaagcggtcgcactgtcatacatGAACCCATATAAATTCGGtggtccgtcgagtaccacaaaggtctcgattcaaccaacatacaaccaagatcatacatgattcaacatgcatatcacacgttacataaagttcacaaatacagttccatacatcatagtacaattaaaagttattacaaaccaagtttaggtaaatagtagcggaagcaattaaagtttgaaaccaacatctcatatcattgttcaaatactgtGCCAGCTTAGGATCACAaccacaaaagcataatagagggATTAATGAGAGACGCCTTGCCgagggccctactcctcgtccatagcgggatagaagcagttcttacagtagccatgatagactgtaccatctgcaataagtgggaaataaaccctaagtacgagaaggtactcagctagacttacccgtcataaaccaaaaataagtaactccaaggatcatgtaagactttataagtagagctagcttaacaacattttgcataaaagccactagttgggctatacattttataattcagtaACCAAATTGATTAcagttattcatctctagattagcaactaacatgtgccaaacatgtgatatatcatttagtagcatataatagtaaccatagccggtgtaatattTTTCATGTTCATcacaaccatcacattccatagttCAATTGCTACGATGAAGGGGCtccatcaagtttctcactatctgggagagacgacgattcgaatcgattgcaactagctgggcggttattcctaacacaaacccaggtctactagccatggtagccttaggtcacctttcgtacaactcaggtccacatttcgcgggttcgatcagcgctgcacaaccagggacaaccagctgc is part of the Miscanthus floridulus cultivar M001 chromosome 9, ASM1932011v1, whole genome shotgun sequence genome and encodes:
- the LOC136482221 gene encoding glucan endo-1,3-beta-glucosidase 8-like isoform X2, with product MAAPAPRVLLASWFAVAAVTAAAAGVDALGVNWGTMSTRGLPPKVMARLLTDNGFRKVKIFDADERTMKALAGTGIETMVAVPNDMLAAVADYDRARQWVKDNVTKFVAVGNEPFLKAYNGSFDHVTVPALKNIQRALDEAGHGAAVKATVPVNADVYDSPASDPVPSAGRFRGDVAGLMTAMVRFLNRSGAPLTVNIYPFLSLYGNADFPLDYAFFDGGGAAKPVVDGRVTYTNVFDANFDTLVSALRRVGFGRLPVMIGEVGWPTDGDRHATAALAERFYAGLLKRLAARRGTPLRPGGRIEVYLFGLIDEDAKSVAPGNFERHWGIFTFDGRPKFPLDLRGDGRPTMPVPARGVEYLPRRWCVLNPISAGDAMDGRLADNVGYACSRADCTALGYGCSCGALDARGNASYAFNAYYQAQGQVESACDFQGLAVVVDEDASQGACNFSVQLVGSGAPVAAAVTTVAGVLVPLFLVLL
- the LOC136482221 gene encoding glucan endo-1,3-beta-glucosidase 8-like isoform X1, encoding MAAPAPRVLLASWFAVAAVTAAAAGVDALGVNWGTMSTRGLPPKVMARLLTDNGFRKVKIFDADERTMKALAGTGIETMVAVPNDMLAAVADYDRARQWVKDNVTKYAFDGGVNIKFVAVGNEPFLKAYNGSFDHVTVPALKNIQRALDEAGHGAAVKATVPVNADVYDSPASDPVPSAGRFRGDVAGLMTAMVRFLNRSGAPLTVNIYPFLSLYGNADFPLDYAFFDGGGAAKPVVDGRVTYTNVFDANFDTLVSALRRVGFGRLPVMIGEVGWPTDGDRHATAALAERFYAGLLKRLAARRGTPLRPGGRIEVYLFGLIDEDAKSVAPGNFERHWGIFTFDGRPKFPLDLRGDGRPTMPVPARGVEYLPRRWCVLNPISAGDAMDGRLADNVGYACSRADCTALGYGCSCGALDARGNASYAFNAYYQAQGQVESACDFQGLAVVVDEDASQGACNFSVQLVGSGAPVAAAVTTVAGVLVPLFLVLL